A region of uncultured Carboxylicivirga sp. DNA encodes the following proteins:
- a CDS encoding TolC family protein produces MKIVLIVMACFYIISSNAQNTIEDVLANIENNNKTLQVLRVEADAVKLQNKVGLNPSNPEVQYTYQWGKEETMGNRSELTIIQSFDFPTAYLYRGQMANALISKADIDYKIAYNEVMLNAVELCYEAFYGKMLIDEYQKRLDHAESIAEVYRYKLETGDVNIIESNKAQLNLLNARNNLVVLKADQQSVIERLVGINGGKALDISQLLIGHATLPEDFDEWFTKMKDVMPELISLQKGVEANRKKEQLNRALSLPKLSGGYSSEKGLTDSFKGVNMGISIPLWENKNTVKQAKLQTVSLENKIEDLQLQAYHGLKALYSKAESLQKTIDDYQEVLDKLHSNELLKIALDAGEISVLEFIVEQSIYYEAIENFVSVQLQYDTTMARLNYFHYK; encoded by the coding sequence ATGAAAATAGTATTGATTGTAATGGCTTGTTTTTATATAATAAGTTCCAATGCACAGAATACAATTGAGGACGTATTGGCTAATATTGAAAACAATAATAAAACATTGCAGGTTTTAAGAGTTGAAGCAGACGCTGTTAAATTACAGAATAAAGTTGGTCTAAATCCCTCAAATCCGGAAGTTCAGTATACTTATCAATGGGGAAAAGAAGAAACAATGGGTAACAGAAGTGAGTTAACTATAATTCAATCTTTTGATTTTCCAACTGCGTATTTGTATCGAGGGCAAATGGCTAATGCATTAATTAGTAAAGCAGATATCGATTATAAAATTGCTTATAATGAAGTAATGTTGAATGCCGTTGAACTTTGTTATGAAGCTTTTTATGGTAAAATGTTAATTGATGAATATCAAAAGCGTCTTGATCATGCTGAGAGTATTGCAGAAGTCTATAGATACAAGCTTGAAACTGGTGATGTTAATATTATTGAGAGTAATAAAGCACAGTTAAATTTGCTTAATGCAAGGAATAATCTGGTTGTTTTAAAAGCTGATCAACAATCTGTTATTGAAAGACTCGTAGGGATAAATGGTGGAAAGGCCTTGGATATCTCCCAATTGTTGATTGGTCATGCGACATTACCTGAAGATTTTGATGAATGGTTTACAAAAATGAAAGATGTAATGCCTGAATTAATTAGTCTGCAGAAAGGTGTAGAAGCAAATCGTAAAAAGGAGCAATTGAACAGGGCTTTGTCTTTACCTAAGCTTTCCGGAGGATATAGTTCAGAGAAAGGATTAACAGATAGTTTTAAAGGTGTTAATATGGGAATTAGTATTCCTTTATGGGAAAATAAAAATACGGTTAAACAGGCTAAATTACAGACTGTTTCTTTGGAGAATAAGATAGAGGATTTACAATTGCAGGCTTATCATGGATTAAAAGCATTGTATAGTAAAGCTGAGAGTTTACAGAAAACCATTGATGATTATCAGGAGGTGCTTGATAAATTGCATAGTAATGAATTACTTAAAATAGCATTGGATGCCGGAGAAATATCTGTACTTGAATTTATTGTAGAACAATCTATTTATTACGAAGCGATAGAAAACTTTGTATCTGTTCAGCTTCAATACGATACAACCATGGCGCGTTTGAATTATTTTCACTACAAATAG
- a CDS encoding efflux RND transporter periplasmic adaptor subunit, with protein sequence MMKNLSILLGLLFFANACINHSHSEEEHEHDHESVMIPYTGYNDDVEVFIDAQPLGKNGLSTLLVHLTSLKDFKPISSDHQVTVKLIVGSKGVKQVQEKAKSIGIYQFELKPVESGIGYLLVELEYQGKNQQIKIDNVMVYPNGHDAIHEAEELVPHVAGAISFTKEKSWKVDFATAHPVINEFGTIIKTTASVGVSPIDGVVVSAKTSGFVNFSNGIISVGKELDKSERVFMVKGDGISDNNAEVMLKKAKAELELSKAEFDRDKLLAEKQIVSNKEMLETQARYQKAQSEYNNLIKTITEDGEIIMAPVSGYVNEVFVNNGEFVQAGSPVFSMVENQRLMITAMVSQRYLKDLQFISDANIEVGGQLMTLNELNGEILSVGKSISQNNHLLPVVFEVDLQDELLSGGFTNVYIKTKGEESLIIPETALTEEQGVYFVYVQITPEMFEKRQVMVGSTDGKYRAIKEGLNVDERVVTKGAVLVKLAAVSNSIDPHAGHVH encoded by the coding sequence ATGATGAAGAATTTAAGTATTCTCCTGGGTCTATTGTTTTTTGCTAATGCCTGTATCAATCACTCTCATTCTGAAGAAGAACATGAGCACGATCATGAATCGGTTATGATTCCATATACAGGTTATAATGATGATGTAGAAGTCTTTATTGATGCCCAACCCTTGGGAAAAAATGGCCTGTCAACACTTTTGGTGCATTTAACAAGTCTGAAAGATTTCAAACCCATTTCATCAGATCATCAGGTAACTGTCAAACTTATAGTAGGTTCAAAAGGAGTCAAACAAGTTCAGGAAAAAGCAAAGTCGATAGGGATATATCAATTTGAATTAAAACCTGTTGAGAGTGGTATTGGATACTTGTTGGTTGAATTAGAATATCAAGGTAAAAATCAACAAATAAAAATAGATAATGTAATGGTGTACCCTAATGGTCATGATGCCATTCATGAAGCAGAAGAGTTAGTGCCACATGTGGCAGGTGCCATTTCTTTTACGAAAGAAAAAAGCTGGAAAGTTGATTTTGCTACTGCTCATCCCGTGATTAATGAATTTGGAACAATAATTAAAACAACAGCATCAGTTGGTGTTTCACCTATCGACGGAGTTGTTGTTTCTGCCAAAACAAGTGGTTTTGTAAATTTTTCAAACGGAATAATTAGTGTTGGAAAAGAATTAGATAAAAGCGAACGTGTTTTTATGGTAAAAGGCGATGGAATCTCTGACAACAACGCCGAGGTAATGCTTAAAAAAGCCAAGGCCGAATTGGAATTGTCAAAAGCTGAATTTGATAGAGATAAGTTGTTGGCAGAAAAGCAAATTGTTTCCAATAAAGAGATGTTGGAAACACAAGCACGTTATCAGAAGGCACAAAGTGAGTATAATAACCTGATTAAAACCATCACTGAAGATGGTGAAATTATAATGGCACCTGTTTCGGGATATGTTAACGAGGTGTTTGTCAATAATGGTGAGTTCGTTCAGGCGGGTAGTCCTGTTTTCAGCATGGTAGAAAATCAACGTTTAATGATAACAGCCATGGTCAGTCAGCGTTATTTAAAAGATTTACAATTTATTTCTGATGCTAATATTGAAGTTGGAGGTCAGTTGATGACATTAAATGAATTGAATGGTGAGATTCTTTCAGTAGGTAAATCCATCAGTCAGAATAATCATTTATTACCAGTTGTTTTTGAGGTTGACTTGCAAGATGAACTGCTAAGTGGTGGATTTACCAATGTCTATATTAAAACTAAAGGTGAGGAATCGTTAATTATTCCTGAAACTGCATTAACCGAAGAACAAGGTGTCTATTTTGTATATGTTCAGATAACTCCTGAAATGTTCGAAAAACGTCAGGTTATGGTAGGTTCTACAGATGGTAAATACAGGGCTATTAAAGAAGGACTGAACGTTGATGAAAGAGTGGTTACCAAAGGCGCTGTTTTAGTTAAGCTTGCTGCAGTTTCTAATTCTATTGATCCTCATGCAGGACATGTTCACTAG
- a CDS encoding two-component regulator propeller domain-containing protein → MKIDPATLLCRLEVFCSILLLSSIGFGKVQGQEFQNTIHQQWHFNHLTVDDGLSNNFVQAINQDKYGYIWIATTFGLNRFNGLDIECFYHTESNSSSLNSNYISSLLIDSHKQLWVGSDNGLQQFNYQTQNFINVPIPDSNNSCEVFCVVEDLDNQLMVGTSSGLYTASPDTRDLKKIELKQLGLPNDSIYRLMVDDKNNLWIATYKSGLHYYNRQQNSIKSYVHQPTDVKGLPDNWIHYLYMDRVNTLWITTYNTGFAKFNPSDSTFTHYFINPKEEFTRRIRTIFEDAEGNMYIGSRSGLYLFDKVSGKSSLYARDDHSISKLSQNSVTCSFVDKHENVWLGTHSGGVSYFNTLQKQFNHVKQEKNDSRFLNSGSVHCFSKYGGKLFVGTEKGINVFDKSKGRFSYWVNNPEDSYSLSYDDVKDIAIESKDSIWVATNRGGLNLLNSKGKLIKLFRHDKANPFSLPSNNIYNVFLDSRKDVWVISNDDWDRLSSVVSRYDRKNDRFIHYRKPFFMGFTESSSEELYVGGYKGFYKYDRESDDFIGYTNDTLIFRTDVLFVDYNDNIWVGSYKGLSQYNFKTNLFIDVSKKLDLGVKEIYGIVGNKNTLWISSNNGLMRINDIEHLSAKTVNTFVANDGLQSREFNYNAYFLDKVGYCYFGGDNGFNVFHSDSIIVNPFPPEIYLSSINIEGKNVNYGSKLKGEVIINQSVYETKKIYLSHQVRSFTLFFDVLHFANAKSNRYKYKIDENEEWTYADATNNYITFRKLAHGTHHLIIYGINSDGVESLQPVDLIVVVHPPLWLHTWFILLLVVLLAAMVFVVIYLRERRLIKQKKRLEKIVQLKTKELVLRNEELSKQKEEIEEQKEEIINQRDTIFQNNRLLEEYANELENKVAQRTADLDRAKEKAEESDRLKTSFLKNISHEIRTPLNAIIGFINVIGDDLSNPDNQNFFEIIKSSGYTLMKTIEDVIDYAKIETDAISVFIEPTSVRSLLAELLEFYESELVKRNNESAQSVQLKIMHLVDDFGDVVYSDRERLKQIIGNLLSNAIKFTHQGEITFGVCYASEWYFGFYVQDTGIGIDKIDHDKVFDRFRKIEENTQNLYRGGGLGLSISKYLVELLGGTIEVESVPGAGSNFSFVVRNYRKINKKYDSKIINLND, encoded by the coding sequence ATGAAAATAGATCCTGCCACTTTATTATGCCGACTAGAGGTGTTTTGCAGTATTTTGTTACTGTCGAGCATTGGTTTTGGTAAAGTTCAGGGGCAAGAGTTTCAGAATACGATACATCAGCAATGGCATTTTAATCATTTAACAGTAGATGATGGATTATCCAATAACTTTGTTCAGGCAATTAACCAGGATAAATATGGATATATCTGGATTGCCACAACTTTTGGTTTAAATCGATTTAATGGATTAGATATTGAATGTTTTTATCATACAGAATCAAATTCTTCTTCTTTGAACTCTAATTATATTTCCTCTCTTCTTATTGACTCACACAAGCAATTATGGGTAGGATCTGATAACGGACTTCAGCAATTCAATTATCAAACACAAAATTTTATTAACGTCCCAATCCCTGATAGTAATAATTCATGCGAAGTTTTTTGTGTCGTAGAAGATTTGGATAATCAATTGATGGTAGGCACTTCAAGCGGACTTTATACAGCTTCACCTGATACTCGCGATTTAAAAAAAATAGAATTAAAACAACTAGGATTACCAAATGATTCTATATATCGTTTGATGGTAGATGATAAAAATAATTTGTGGATAGCAACTTATAAATCTGGTTTGCATTATTATAACAGGCAACAAAACAGCATTAAAAGTTATGTGCATCAACCAACTGATGTAAAGGGATTGCCGGATAATTGGATTCATTATTTATACATGGATAGAGTAAATACTCTCTGGATTACAACTTACAATACAGGGTTTGCCAAATTTAATCCATCAGATAGTACATTTACACATTACTTTATTAATCCAAAGGAAGAGTTTACAAGGCGCATACGTACTATTTTTGAAGATGCCGAGGGTAATATGTATATCGGTAGCCGGTCGGGTCTGTATCTATTTGATAAGGTATCTGGTAAATCAAGCCTTTATGCGCGGGATGATCACAGTATTTCAAAGCTAAGCCAGAATTCAGTGACTTGTAGTTTTGTAGATAAACATGAGAATGTTTGGCTTGGTACTCATTCCGGTGGAGTGTCTTATTTTAATACGCTTCAAAAACAGTTTAATCATGTAAAGCAAGAAAAAAACGATAGTCGGTTTTTAAATTCAGGATCGGTTCATTGCTTTTCAAAGTATGGCGGTAAACTATTCGTTGGCACAGAAAAAGGGATTAATGTGTTTGATAAATCTAAAGGACGATTTAGTTATTGGGTAAATAATCCAGAAGATTCATATTCATTAAGCTATGATGATGTTAAAGATATTGCCATTGAATCAAAAGATTCGATTTGGGTGGCAACTAATCGGGGTGGATTGAATTTATTAAATAGTAAGGGTAAACTTATTAAGCTCTTCAGACATGATAAAGCTAATCCGTTTTCATTGCCTTCTAATAATATTTATAATGTATTTCTTGATAGTAGAAAGGATGTATGGGTTATTTCTAATGACGACTGGGATAGGTTAAGTTCTGTTGTAAGCAGATATGATCGGAAAAATGATCGTTTTATTCATTATCGTAAGCCATTTTTTATGGGGTTTACTGAATCTTCTTCAGAAGAATTATATGTAGGTGGCTATAAAGGTTTTTATAAGTATGACAGGGAATCTGATGATTTTATTGGGTATACAAACGACACGTTAATATTCAGGACAGATGTTCTTTTTGTTGATTACAATGATAATATTTGGGTGGGTAGTTACAAAGGCTTATCTCAATACAATTTTAAGACGAATTTGTTTATTGATGTATCAAAAAAGCTTGATCTTGGAGTAAAAGAGATTTATGGCATTGTAGGTAATAAAAATACCCTTTGGATATCGTCAAACAATGGTTTGATGAGGATAAATGATATTGAACATCTTTCAGCTAAAACAGTAAATACATTTGTTGCAAATGATGGCTTGCAGAGCCGCGAATTTAACTATAATGCATACTTTTTAGATAAGGTTGGTTATTGCTATTTTGGTGGAGATAACGGATTTAATGTCTTTCATTCAGATAGTATTATTGTAAACCCTTTTCCTCCGGAAATATATTTATCTTCAATTAATATTGAGGGGAAAAATGTGAATTATGGTTCCAAACTAAAAGGGGAAGTTATCATAAATCAATCGGTATATGAAACAAAGAAAATTTATCTCAGTCATCAGGTGAGATCATTTACCTTGTTTTTTGATGTATTACATTTTGCTAATGCTAAATCCAATCGCTACAAGTATAAAATTGATGAGAATGAAGAATGGACATATGCCGATGCAACCAATAATTACATTACATTTAGAAAGCTTGCACACGGAACTCATCACTTGATAATTTATGGAATTAATTCAGATGGCGTAGAAAGTTTACAGCCTGTTGACTTAATAGTTGTTGTACATCCACCTTTATGGCTTCATACCTGGTTTATTTTATTATTGGTAGTGCTACTTGCAGCAATGGTGTTTGTTGTCATTTATTTGCGAGAAAGACGGTTGATAAAACAAAAAAAGCGCCTTGAAAAGATTGTTCAACTGAAAACAAAAGAGTTGGTGTTACGAAACGAGGAGTTGAGCAAGCAAAAGGAGGAGATTGAGGAACAAAAAGAAGAAATAATAAATCAACGGGATACAATTTTTCAAAACAACCGATTATTGGAAGAGTATGCCAATGAACTTGAGAATAAAGTTGCTCAAAGAACTGCTGATCTTGATAGAGCCAAGGAAAAAGCTGAGGAAAGTGATCGTTTAAAAACATCATTTCTTAAGAATATCAGTCACGAAATACGCACCCCACTTAACGCTATTATCGGTTTTATCAATGTAATTGGAGATGATTTAAGCAACCCTGATAATCAAAACTTTTTTGAAATTATCAAATCAAGTGGTTACACTCTTATGAAGACAATAGAGGATGTAATTGATTATGCTAAAATTGAAACGGATGCAATTAGTGTCTTTATAGAGCCGACTTCTGTTCGAAGTTTGTTGGCCGAATTACTCGAATTTTATGAAAGCGAATTGGTAAAACGGAATAATGAGTCTGCGCAATCAGTTCAATTAAAAATCATGCATTTGGTTGACGATTTTGGTGATGTTGTTTATTCTGATAGAGAGAGATTAAAACAGATAATTGGTAATTTACTGAGTAATGCAATTAAATTTACACATCAGGGTGAAATAACTTTTGGTGTATGCTATGCATCAGAATGGTATTTCGGATTTTATGTGCAAGATACCGGAATAGGAATTGATAAGATTGATCATGACAAGGTTTTTGATCGTTTTCGTAAAATAGAAGAAAATACCCAGAATCTATACAGAGGTGGTGGATTAGGCTTGTCTATCTCAAAATATCTGGTAGAATTATTAGGAGGAACAATTGAAGTTGAATCAGTGCCGGGAGCAGGTAGTAATTTTAGTTTTGTTGTAAGAAATTATAGGAAAATAAATAAAAAATACGATTCAAAAATTATTAATCTGAATGACTAG
- a CDS encoding DUF6769 family protein codes for MNGYRKIFSILLLAVYSIVFAHNIIPHHHHYEGGHDSCDIQKEISQSHNHSSLCDHSHDFELADNNCEDEANHHHVCEFDVKPVVNNELVFTAYYLVSQFLEIQTSEYQNVKSNCQYYPQKLLESYCSAVPLRAPPFIS; via the coding sequence ATGAATGGTTACAGAAAAATATTCTCTATTTTATTATTAGCAGTATATAGTATCGTATTTGCTCATAATATTATTCCACATCATCATCACTATGAGGGTGGACATGATTCGTGTGACATTCAAAAAGAAATTAGTCAGTCGCATAATCATAGTAGCTTGTGTGATCATAGCCATGATTTTGAACTAGCTGATAATAATTGCGAGGATGAAGCAAATCATCATCATGTTTGTGAATTTGATGTAAAGCCTGTTGTTAACAATGAATTAGTTTTTACTGCATATTATTTGGTTTCTCAGTTTTTAGAAATACAAACTTCAGAGTATCAAAATGTAAAATCCAATTGTCAATATTATCCTCAAAAACTGCTTGAGAGTTATTGCTCAGCAGTACCGCTTCGCGCACCCCCTTTTATTTCATGA
- a CDS encoding DUF2027 domain-containing protein, with product MKVKAGDIVRFLNISGGGTVTRVEGKLAFVEDEDGFEIPVMTHEVVVIEDEKPTVSNASTGVVDEAEEESYEYVEQEGNDDNPKFFVAFLPGEKQGVESGHLRVQLINDSNYFSYYTISKVNKDATLELMFNGLIEPNTKIGLDKMTVLQLDDRQWKVNIMMFKKGRAYKELPSVSTEIKIKAARFFKENSFADNDYYHEKAVLMPVIKGEFEMKLEQLSQKEVDQVVKEKEAKPARKKFARRDEPGILEVDLHIDELIDTTAGLSKGEILNIQVDKFKQIMNENEKFKGKKLVFIHGVGAGILKNEIRRLLERQYKKHTYQDASFREYGFGATMVII from the coding sequence ATGAAAGTAAAAGCAGGCGATATAGTTCGATTTTTAAATATCAGTGGAGGCGGAACCGTAACAAGAGTGGAAGGTAAACTGGCCTTTGTGGAAGATGAGGATGGCTTTGAGATTCCTGTAATGACACATGAGGTGGTTGTTATTGAAGATGAAAAACCTACTGTTTCAAATGCTTCGACAGGTGTTGTGGATGAAGCTGAAGAAGAGTCTTACGAATATGTTGAACAAGAAGGTAATGATGATAATCCGAAGTTCTTTGTTGCATTCTTACCAGGAGAGAAACAGGGAGTTGAATCAGGTCATTTGAGAGTTCAGTTAATTAACGACAGTAATTATTTTTCATATTACACGATATCAAAAGTCAATAAGGATGCGACTCTGGAACTGATGTTTAACGGTTTAATAGAGCCTAATACAAAGATTGGTTTGGATAAGATGACTGTTTTACAACTGGATGATCGTCAGTGGAAGGTGAATATAATGATGTTTAAAAAAGGGCGTGCTTATAAAGAATTACCATCTGTTTCAACAGAGATCAAGATAAAAGCAGCACGTTTCTTTAAAGAAAATAGTTTTGCTGATAATGATTATTACCACGAGAAAGCTGTATTGATGCCGGTAATAAAAGGTGAGTTTGAAATGAAACTCGAGCAGTTAAGTCAGAAAGAGGTGGATCAGGTAGTCAAAGAAAAAGAGGCTAAACCTGCCAGAAAGAAATTTGCTCGTCGTGACGAACCCGGAATACTAGAAGTAGATTTGCATATTGATGAATTGATTGATACAACTGCTGGTTTAAGTAAGGGAGAGATTCTGAATATTCAGGTTGATAAATTCAAGCAGATAATGAACGAGAATGAGAAGTTTAAAGGTAAGAAACTGGTTTTTATTCATGGAGTTGGAGCCGGAATCCTTAAAAATGAAATTCGTCGTTTGTTGGAACGTCAATATAAAAAACATACTTACCAGGATGCATCATTTCGAGAATATGGATTTGGTGCCACTATGGTAATTATATAG
- a CDS encoding efflux RND transporter permease subunit, with translation MLNRIIYFSLHNKLIVLLGAVLLMIWGVYSARTIDVDVFPDLTAPTVIVMTDAHGMAAEEVERLVTFPIETAVNGATDVRRVRSNSSHGFSFVWVEFDWGTDVFKARQIVSEKLVTLAGQLPLGISQPVLAPQSSVMGEILFIGLHSDSTDMMTLRTIADWQIKPLLLATGGVSQVTIIGGDYKQYQVLADPYKMMQYNVSLDDMIAVCESVSRNSTGGVVRQYGNEYVVRGMARTADIAELGRTLVKHNEGFPIYLEDVAEVKIGSAVKMGYASQNAHSAIIISVSKQPNTNTLDLTERIEANLTDLAKTLPENVTLDTKIFRQADFIETSVNNVQKSLIEGGLFVVVILFLFLGSFRTTIISLLAIPLSLLGAIITLKYLNLNINTMSLGGMAIAIGSLVDDAIIDVENVYKRLRQNYEKPGEDRISAITIVFEASKEIRASILNATLIIIVAFIPLFFLSGMEGRMLRPLGIAYIVSLFMSLIIAMTLTPLLCRLLLSDDKYLSKKEKSGRLTHWLQKHYHQSLGWALNHKTSVLVVSVAMFILSLVLMSGMGRSFLPEFNEGALTIAAVSQPGVSLEESNKLGNLLEQELLSISEVESTARRTGRGELDAHSQTTNSAEIDVNFTLRDRPQEEFMEEVRHKLANVPGVATTVGQPLGHRIDHMLSGTRANIAIKIFGQDLNELFLLGNQLSTVIKGVEGLVDVSVEQQREIPQLQIKADRDKLAMYGISLKEFNEFVDVAFAGEKMADIYEGQRSFDLFLRFNEDFTQTIEGVKKALIDTEDGKKVPLELVADVVSAAGPGSVSRENVQRKIVVSANVAGRDLRSVVNDVKEVVNGKVHLPQGYRVEYGGQFESEAKASQTLLLTTLLAIGIIFLLLYQEFKNSNLAGIILLNLPLALIGGVFAIQFTSGIISIPAIIGFITLFGIATRNGILLVSSYQHLKDQKYSLSEQIRLGSIDRLNPILMTALTAALALIPLAIYGDAAGNEIQSPMAKVILGGLLSSTLLNMYVIPIVYYLVNKKSEVNNRKGVQS, from the coding sequence ATGCTGAATAGAATTATTTATTTTTCCCTTCATAACAAGTTGATTGTTTTGTTGGGAGCTGTCCTTTTAATGATTTGGGGCGTATACAGTGCCCGAACAATAGACGTGGATGTATTTCCAGATTTAACTGCACCCACTGTTATTGTGATGACAGATGCACATGGTATGGCTGCTGAAGAAGTTGAACGCTTGGTCACGTTTCCAATCGAAACTGCTGTTAATGGAGCCACAGATGTCCGTAGGGTTCGTTCCAATAGTTCGCATGGCTTTTCTTTTGTGTGGGTAGAGTTTGATTGGGGAACAGATGTGTTTAAGGCTCGACAGATAGTTAGCGAAAAATTGGTGACTCTGGCCGGGCAGCTACCATTGGGTATTTCACAACCAGTGCTGGCACCTCAGTCGAGTGTGATGGGTGAGATCTTATTCATCGGATTACATTCTGACTCTACAGATATGATGACACTGAGAACGATTGCCGATTGGCAGATCAAGCCTTTGTTACTGGCCACAGGTGGTGTTTCACAGGTTACTATTATTGGTGGTGATTACAAGCAATATCAGGTGTTGGCCGATCCTTATAAAATGATGCAGTACAATGTCTCGTTAGATGATATGATTGCAGTTTGTGAATCGGTGAGCAGAAATAGCACGGGTGGTGTGGTTCGTCAATATGGAAACGAATATGTAGTTCGGGGAATGGCACGTACTGCTGATATAGCTGAGCTAGGTCGAACCTTAGTGAAGCATAATGAGGGATTTCCAATTTATCTTGAAGATGTTGCAGAAGTAAAAATAGGTAGTGCAGTAAAGATGGGTTACGCCTCACAGAACGCTCATTCTGCAATCATTATTTCTGTCTCGAAACAACCCAATACCAATACGCTGGATCTTACTGAAAGGATAGAAGCTAATCTAACTGATCTAGCCAAAACATTACCAGAGAATGTAACCCTCGATACCAAAATATTCCGTCAGGCTGATTTTATAGAAACATCTGTTAATAATGTTCAGAAATCGTTGATTGAAGGTGGTTTATTTGTTGTAGTTATTTTATTTCTGTTTTTAGGAAGCTTTCGTACTACCATTATTTCGTTACTGGCAATTCCTTTGTCGTTGTTGGGTGCGATCATTACATTAAAATATCTTAACCTGAACATTAATACGATGAGTTTGGGAGGTATGGCTATTGCCATTGGTTCATTGGTTGATGATGCCATTATTGATGTAGAGAATGTATATAAGCGGTTGAGACAAAACTATGAAAAGCCCGGGGAAGATAGAATCAGTGCAATTACCATTGTTTTTGAAGCTTCGAAAGAAATCAGAGCATCTATATTAAATGCAACTTTAATCATTATTGTTGCTTTCATTCCATTATTTTTCCTTTCAGGTATGGAAGGTAGGATGTTGCGTCCATTGGGTATTGCGTACATCGTATCGTTATTTATGTCACTTATCATTGCCATGACACTGACACCGTTGTTATGTCGTTTATTGTTGTCAGATGATAAATATCTTAGTAAGAAAGAAAAATCAGGAAGATTAACACATTGGTTGCAAAAGCATTATCATCAATCATTGGGTTGGGCATTGAATCATAAAACATCGGTATTAGTTGTTTCGGTAGCTATGTTTATTTTGTCGCTTGTGTTGATGAGTGGTATGGGACGAAGTTTCTTGCCTGAATTTAATGAAGGAGCTTTAACCATTGCTGCAGTCAGTCAGCCTGGTGTTTCGTTAGAAGAAAGTAATAAACTGGGTAATCTTCTGGAACAGGAATTATTATCCATTTCAGAAGTGGAAAGTACGGCCCGAAGAACAGGAAGAGGTGAATTGGATGCTCACTCTCAAACTACCAACAGCGCAGAAATTGATGTGAACTTCACATTAAGAGATAGGCCTCAGGAGGAATTTATGGAAGAAGTTCGCCACAAACTTGCTAATGTACCGGGTGTGGCTACTACTGTAGGTCAGCCATTGGGACATCGGATTGATCATATGTTATCAGGTACGCGTGCGAACATTGCCATTAAAATATTCGGTCAGGATCTGAATGAATTATTTCTGCTGGGCAATCAACTTTCTACTGTCATTAAAGGTGTGGAAGGTTTAGTGGATGTAAGTGTGGAGCAGCAAAGAGAGATTCCACAATTACAAATAAAAGCAGATCGAGATAAACTAGCCATGTATGGAATTAGTTTAAAGGAATTCAATGAGTTTGTGGATGTGGCCTTTGCTGGTGAAAAAATGGCTGATATTTACGAAGGGCAACGCAGTTTTGATCTTTTTCTGAGGTTTAATGAGGATTTTACTCAAACAATTGAAGGTGTTAAAAAGGCGTTGATAGATACCGAAGATGGAAAGAAGGTACCTTTGGAATTGGTGGCCGATGTGGTTTCAGCAGCAGGGCCTGGGTCAGTTAGTCGTGAGAATGTGCAACGCAAAATTGTTGTCTCTGCAAATGTCGCAGGACGTGATTTGAGAAGTGTTGTAAATGATGTTAAAGAGGTTGTAAACGGTAAGGTACATCTTCCTCAAGGTTATAGAGTAGAATATGGTGGTCAGTTCGAAAGTGAAGCCAAGGCTTCACAAACATTGCTATTAACAACTCTTTTGGCCATTGGAATCATTTTCTTATTGCTTTATCAGGAGTTTAAAAACAGTAATTTGGCCGGTATTATACTGCTTAATCTTCCGTTAGCTTTAATTGGCGGAGTTTTTGCCATTCAGTTTACATCCGGAATAATAAGTATTCCAGCAATAATTGGATTTATTACTTTGTTTGGTATTGCTACCAGAAATGGAATTTTATTAGTGTCGAGTTATCAGCATTTAAAAGATCAAAAATATTCGTTAAGTGAACAGATCAGATTAGGTTCCATCGATCGCTTAAATCCTATTCTAATGACTGCGTTGACCGCTGCATTGGCCTTGATTCCATTGGCAATTTATGGCGATGCTGCCGGTAACGAAATTCAGAGTCCGATGGCAAAGGTTATTTTAGGCGGTTTATTAAGCTCAACACTTTTAAATATGTATGTTATTCCGATAGTGTATTATCTGGTAAATAAAAAATCGGAAGTAAACAATAGGAAAGGAGTTCAATCATGA